The sequence ATGATGGGCATGGTCGATCCGTCCGCCTGGGTTGTGATAGAGTGATTAACGTTACCGGTGCTTTGGGGGCACAATGAGGTGGGTTGGGGGGCTGCACCCTAGGGATCCCTCATGTATCTGAGATGAAGAGGACAACTCACCTTCCACCAGCAGGAAGAAGCCTCTGGGGTTTTTCTGGAGGATGCGGATGGAGACTGCGACCATCTCGGACAGGGCagggtcggtagaggtatttctctCCAGCTCATATTGGAGATCATCCGGCTCAAAAAGACCTAAAAATATGGAGGAAGGCAATGGAGGGGGCCGCTCATTTTTCTACAGTGCAGACCAAACTCCCATCACTGCTGCCAGCCAAACTACTCACCCATCAGATAATCCACCTTACTTGGGTCAATCTCCATCAACTGAGTCCTGTTCCAGACATATCGAGAGACCTAGGACAGAAGATGGATGCCTTCTGTGTTATCAGGAACTTTCCAAACTTTTCAGGTTTTAAACCTCTATATAATGCTGAGtaattatactccagtcacacccagagctgcagtcactgttCTGCTGCTGTATGATATCATACTCCAGTCatgtccagagctgcagtcactgttCTATAATCTCATTCTCCAGTCATattcagagctgcagtcactgttCTGTTCTACAATCTCACACTCCAGTcatatccagagctgcagtcactgttCTGTTCTACAATCTCACACTCCAGTcatatccagagctgcagtcactgttCTGTTCTACAATCTCACACTCCAGTcatatccagagctgcagtcactgttCTGTTCTACAATCTCACACTACAGTcatatccagagctgcagtcactgttCTGTTCTACAATCTCACACTACAGTcatatccagagctgcagtcactattctgttCTATAATCTCATACTCCAGTCatgtccagagctgcagtcactgttCTATAATCTCATACTCCAGTCATATCCAGAGCTACAGTCACTGTTCTATAAATGTATACTCCAGTcatatccagagctgcagtcattgTTCTATAATCTCATACTCCAGTCATATCCAGAGCTACAGTCACTGTTTTAAAAATGTATACTCCAGTCATAACTAGAGCTGCAGTCATTGTTCTATTATATAATCTCCTACTCCAGTCCTATCCAGAGCTGCagttgtgagtgcagctctggatgtgactggagtagatAATGCAACGTTAACAATTTACAAATGTTTGCCCTTTAACCCTTTTCTCACCTTTGAGGGCGGCTTCCTCTTGTGCCAGAGATCCACCAGGTCCAGTCCGTCCAGCCTTGTGCCGTTGGCCTTGGGATTCTGGGGGTACTCTACATCTGCGGTGCCATTGGGGTACATGTATTTTCTGCCCCCGCCCAGAATCACCTCCATAAAAAGGAAGCAGAGACATTATTTCAGCAGCTGAGTCCTAATAACCACTACCTGGATTCCAACATCTATTTGTGGCCCCGGGGCCCCTCACCTCCATATCTGGTATGTTGTTTATCAGCTGCCAGGCGATATCTTTGCAGCCCTGAGAGGTGGCGTCCGGTGGCATATCAGCGTCTGAATACCAGTTACGATCAGCGCTGTGGGCGTACGCCGCGGCTGGGGTGGCGTGATTGATCCTGGTGGTTGTTACCACACCCACAGATTTCCCTAAAAATAATATAGGAACATCAACATCCATCAGGACCGTTATaacctgacaaccagcctctatatcatgtgtgagaggttgtcacagccccgccccctttcactgacatcactgatataataataatataattacattgtgatcagacatgttgCAGTGAAGCCGCCATTGGCTTGTGTCAGTGGCTGCAGACCGTGGCACCTCTCTCCCTGTCCCCAGGTAGGTACATGGCACACACCTGCCGCCTTCGCCCACTTCAGGATGGAGTCCACCTCGTTGCCTCTGGACGTGTTGCAGACGCCTAGTTCGGCGGCGGCGCTCAGCCCCAGGACGCCTTTATTGGTCTTCACACCACACAGGAAAGCAGTGGCCGTTCCCGCGCTGTCCGGGACCTGGGAGTCTGTGTTATACGTCTGTGAAGAGCCAGCGGACACTGGGGAATTACTCTACctgaccctaaggcccctttcacacgggcgagtattacgcgcggatgcgatgcgtgaggtgaacgcattgcacccgcactgaataccaacccattcatttctatgggtctgttcacatgagcgttccgtgaaaattgcagcatgctctatattctgcgtttttcacgcagaagtgaatggggctgcgtgaaaatcgcaagcatccgcaagcaagtgcggatacagtgcgattttcacgcacggttgctaggagacgatcgggatggagacccgatcattattattttcccttataacatggttataagggaaaataatagcattctgaatacagaatgcatagtaaaacaacgctggaggggttaaaaaaaataaatataataatttaactccccttagtccacttcatcgcgatgccggcatctccttctgtctcctttactgaacaggacctgtggtgagcattcattataggtcaaggacctttggtgacgtcacttcggtcatcacatggtacgtcacatgatcttttaccatggtgatggatcatgtgatgaccggagtgacgtcatcaaaggtcctttacccaggtcctgaagaaataatacagaaggagatgccgggctgcgctatcaagtggactaaggtgagttaaattattttttattttatttttaactttatctagtttactatgcattctgtattcagaatgctattattttcccttataaccatgttataagggaaaataatacaatctacagaacaccgatcccaagccttctgtgaagaagttcgggtttgggtaccaaacatgcgtgatttttctcacgcgagtgcaaaacgcattacaatgttttgcacttgcgcggaaaaatcgcgggtgttcccgcaacgcacccgcacattttcccgcaacacccgtgtgaaagaggcctaagagctcacaatctaatctgtGAATAACCCCCCAGCCCCCCCATTATCCCTGCcctaggagctcacaatctaatctgtgaatcaccccccccccccacccattatCCCTGCcctaggagctcacaatctaatctgtGAATTACCCCCTTCCCAGGAACTCACAGCCAAAtcttcctaaggcctcttgcacacgaccgtatgtattttggggtccgcaaaaaacggatcagcaaaaaatacggatgacatccctgtgcattccgtattttgcggaacggaacagctggtccttcatagaacagtcctatccttgtccgtaatgcggacaataataggacatcttctattgttttgcggaacggacatacggaaatggaatgtacacggagtaacttccattttttttgcggacccatttaaataaAAGGTTCCATAAAcgaacacggaatgaaaatacgttcgtgtgcaagaggcctaactcacacataatgtatcactcccatcatccatgaCCCCAGGTGCTCACAAACTAATCTCCCTGTCTCACACtcaatgtatcactcccatcatccctgcccCGGGATCTTACAGTCTAATCTTTCTAacacacaatgtatcactcccatcatcctcgACCCCAGGTGTTTACAATCTAACCTCTGTATCTCACACTCAATTTATCACTCCCATCGTCCCAGCCCTAGCAGCTCACAGCCTAATCTTCCTAACTCCCACACAATGTATTACTCCCATCATCCATGACCCCAGGTGCTCATAATCTAATCTCCCTGTCTCACAAGCAATACATTACTCCCATCATCTTTGACCCCAGGGGCACACTATAGAATCTTCCTAACTGATATACAGTGCATCACTCCCATCAGGCCCAGGTCCCTGATGCACCCAGTGCGCCCTCTAGTGTTACAGCTCTGTGGCTCCCTATAACTTCTCTACCTTGGAAAGGGCCACGAAGGGGAATTTCTCCATCTCCAGGCGGTGGTTTTCTCCAGGTTCTCCGTTCATCTGTCCTTTCAGGATCCGGGCAGCGGTGACCGTGGAGATTCCCATTCCTGCAGAGACAAAACCCGACAACGCCCATCATTACGGATCACACCTGGTGGTCACTGCTGGTACTACACATCACATACATGGCCCATTGGGGACCCAAGCTCAGGATGATGAGTGACAGTCGTCAGAACTTGGGGTGACCTTCACATTCAGATCAGTTTTAGTGGCCAATTATCAGAAATTGTGCAGCGAGCTCATGAGAAGGGAGAGGATAGGAGTGATAGTCACAAAAATGGTCGTGTGACGCTCCTCTGGGCTGTGTAGTGATGGGAAGGGCACGTCTTTTCTTCCTTTCAGGGTACACCCTAGTTTTGGGGGTTCTCCTGACTGGTGTtggtcaggggtgcacctagcctttctgctgcctgaggtgaaaattgaaacagcgccacaatgaaagcgctcattgcccatggcccttcccccCCtcgtgcccctacctggtgctgcctggggcGATCTCCTCAccaggcctcattggtggtgatgAACTGTGAGGTGCAGGGTCCCTGGTGGCAGAGGGTGTTGGTGGTGCAGGGAAAGACCAAGATAAGAGTGGAGCAGTTGTTAATGCGCACGGACAGGCGGTTTTCTCACAGTTTTCCTCGGATCTCGCAGTTCTCTGTGAAGGTCGCTGATCGGCCAAGTCCTTTCTCTGAAGCAAATTGTTTCTCACACTGGACTTTCTCCAGCTCCAGGCCTGCGAGATGAGCCCATCCCTGCCGTTCAGTCACATGAGCCTCAGACCGCTAGGCCACAAGCCTATGAGGCTTTAGAACGGAGCAGGTGgtcgcagtgacatcaccgcgtCCACCTCCAGATGGTGGTGGAGAATGGGACACAGGTgagcatttttaattttttttatatgttggggggcattatatatacaggggcattaTACTACGGGGTAAACATTATATGAGGCATTATAATACACGGGGACTACAGTAGGAGGTGGAGAGCATTTTATAtacggggggcattatatacactACCGCTACAGGGAGGCATTATACTATGGGACACTATGGGGTAAGTAAGAGTACTATATACATTACCACTACAGGGAGGGGGATTatactatggggcactatggggtaagaGTACTATATACACTACCGCTACAGGGAggcattatactatggggcactatggggtaagagtactatatacactaccactacgggggggggggggggggggcattatactatgggacACTATGGGGTAAGAGTACTATATACACTACCGCTACAGGGAggcattatactatggggcactatggggtaagagtactatatacactaccactacgggggggggggggggcattatactatgggacACTATGGGGTAAGTAAGAGTACTATATACACTACCACTACAGGgaggggcattatactatggggcactatggggtaagagtactatatacactaccactacggggggggggggggcattatactatgggacACTATGGGGTAAGTAAGAGTACTATATACACTACCACTACAGGGAGGGGGATTatactatggggcactatggggtaagagtactatatacactaccactacggggggggggggcattatactatggggcactatggggtaagagtactatatacactaccactacagggggggggcattatactatggggcactatggggtaagagtaccatatacactaccactacaggggggggcattatactatggggcactatggggtaagaGTACTATATACACTACCGCTACAGGGAggcattatactatggggcactatggggtaagagtactatataaactaccactacagggggggggggcattatactatggggcactatggggtaagagtactatatacactaccactacggggggggggggcattatactatggggcactatggggtaagagtactatatacactaccactacagggggggggcattatactatggggcactatggggtaagaGTACTATATACACTACCACTACAAAGAGGGGGATTatactatggggcac is a genomic window of Bufo bufo chromosome 1, aBufBuf1.1, whole genome shotgun sequence containing:
- the LOC120994801 gene encoding alkaline phosphatase-like, translating into MKTVLLWVSVLQLVRLAVPGKFPDVEKEPKYWRDHGRQTLEEALRLQSLNMNKASNLILFLGDGMGISTVTAARILKGQMNGEPGENHRLEMEKFPFVALSKTYNTDSQVPDSAGTATAFLCGVKTNKGVLGLSAAAELGVCNTSRGNEVDSILKWAKAAGKSVGVVTTTRINHATPAAAYAHSADRNWYSDADMPPDATSQGCKDIAWQLINNIPDMEVILGGGRKYMYPNGTADVEYPQNPKANGTRLDGLDLVDLWHKRKPPSKVSRYVWNRTQLMEIDPSKVDYLMGLFEPDDLQYELERNTSTDPALSEMVAVSIRILQKNPRGFFLLVEGGRIDHAHHAGRASLALHEAIEMDRAVGLAGTLTSEKDTLTLVTADHSHVFTHGGNPPRGNPILGLALGLSEIDKMPYTAILYGNGPGFKIDGGKRENITGVDTADVKYLPQSAVPLKSETHGGEDVAIMAKGPMAHLLHGVVEQSYIPYAMGYAACIGPNLDHCGGHKGHGRPSPWFKTSP